The following are from one region of the Vibrio rarus genome:
- the hemL gene encoding glutamate-1-semialdehyde 2,1-aminomutase, with translation MSKSEALYQQAQTIIPGGVNSPVRAFNGVGGSPLFIERADGSRIYDADDKAYIDYVGSWGPMILGHNNPVIRDAVVEAAQRGLSFGAPTELEINMAKLVSSLVPSMEQLRMVSSGTEATMSAIRLARGYTGRDKIMKFEGCYHGHADSLLVKAGSGALTLGQPSSPGVPEDFAKHTLTATFNDLDSVQALFDANPQQIACIIVEPVAGNMNCIPPMDGFHQGLREICDNNGALLIFDEVMTGFRVALGCAQAHYNITPDLTTLGKVIGGGMPVGAFGGRKEVMQHIAPTGPVYQAGTLSGNPIAMAAGFACLTQLAQAGNEERLNEITAKLAQGFKACADQHGIPLYVSQVGGMFGFFFTEQKQVTCYEEVAKCDVERFKRFFHLMLEEGVYLAPSAFEASFTSLSHTDEDIAQTLAAADRCFAALAK, from the coding sequence ATGAGCAAATCAGAAGCACTCTATCAGCAAGCCCAAACCATTATACCAGGTGGGGTTAACTCACCAGTACGAGCCTTCAATGGTGTCGGCGGTTCTCCCCTATTTATTGAGCGCGCTGATGGCTCTCGCATTTATGATGCTGATGACAAAGCCTACATCGACTATGTGGGCTCTTGGGGACCGATGATCTTAGGTCACAATAACCCTGTGATTCGTGATGCAGTGGTAGAAGCGGCGCAACGAGGCTTAAGCTTTGGCGCACCTACTGAACTAGAAATCAATATGGCAAAACTGGTCTCGTCGCTGGTTCCTTCTATGGAGCAACTGCGTATGGTGAGCTCAGGTACAGAAGCGACGATGAGTGCTATTCGCTTAGCTCGTGGTTATACCGGTCGTGATAAAATCATGAAGTTTGAAGGTTGCTACCATGGGCATGCCGATAGCTTATTAGTAAAAGCCGGCTCCGGTGCACTCACATTAGGCCAACCTAGCTCCCCTGGTGTCCCAGAGGATTTTGCAAAACACACTCTTACTGCCACTTTTAACGATCTTGACTCTGTTCAAGCTCTGTTTGATGCAAATCCACAACAAATCGCTTGTATTATTGTTGAGCCAGTCGCCGGTAACATGAACTGTATTCCGCCAATGGACGGTTTCCACCAAGGCTTAAGAGAGATTTGTGATAACAATGGCGCTTTGCTGATCTTTGATGAAGTAATGACAGGTTTCCGTGTGGCTTTAGGTTGTGCCCAAGCCCATTACAACATCACGCCGGATCTTACCACGCTAGGTAAAGTCATCGGTGGTGGTATGCCTGTTGGTGCTTTTGGTGGCCGTAAAGAAGTCATGCAACATATCGCACCTACTGGACCGGTATATCAAGCAGGAACGTTATCTGGTAACCCTATTGCCATGGCCGCCGGTTTTGCTTGTCTCACTCAACTTGCCCAAGCGGGTAATGAAGAGCGCCTAAACGAAATTACCGCCAAGCTTGCACAAGGCTTTAAAGCCTGCGCTGATCAACACGGCATTCCGTTATATGTCAGCCAAGTAGGTGGTATGTTTGGCTTTTTCTTCACTGAGCAAAAACAAGTCACTTGCTACGAAGAAGTGGCTAAGTGCGATGTGGAACGCTTCAAGCGTTTCTTCCACCTAATGTTAGAAGAAGGTGTTTATCTTGCGCCATCTGCATTTGAAGCCAGCTTCACGTCTCTGTCTCATACCGATGAAGACATAGCGCAAACTCTGGCGGCAGCTGATCGCTGTTTTGCTGCCTTAGCGAAATAA